Part of the Candidatus Margulisiibacteriota bacterium genome is shown below.
GAAGAAATTGATTTTATTGAAGATTGCGTATCGTCCATAATTGCCAGGGAATCTTCAGGTGTTGATTTAGTTATTTTGGGATTTAATCCTCCAGCGCATGGCCGAGAAAGAGAGTATGTAGATAAAATGGATAATATTTTAGCGAACCTTCCTTCTGTTTTATTGGTGCATAGTTCATTTGATATGGATATTTATGGATAAAGCATTCAAGGTTTATCATTGTTTTATCGTAGCTACAAAAATATTATAAGTTGCTGTGTGTGATATGATTAGTAAGGGAGTTTGTTTTGATAGTTTTGTAAATTTTAAAAAGAAGGAGTAAAAGATGAAATGTAATATAGGTAAAATGGATAAAATAGCAAGATTAGTTGTAGGCGCAATAATTATTGTTGTAGGGGTTTATTTTAAAAATTGGTGGGGAGTTATCGGCCTAATACCTGTTGTTACAGCTCTGATTAACTTCTGTCCAGCATATGTTGCTTTAGGAATTTCAACTTGTGACTGTGAAGATGGTTGTTGTTGTGTAGATAAAGAAGAAACAAAAAAACCAAATAAAAAATAGTTTAATTTCTTAGGTTATCTATAATATATCGATGTAATCTAACAATAAAAAGAATATAATATAGCTGTGATTACTGCTATCCTTTTTATTATTGGATTTTTTCTCCTTATTAAAGGGGCAGATGTTTTAGTTGATGGTTCAGCAGCAATTGCTAAAAAGTTCAATATTTCTAATATTGTTATTGGATTAACTATCGTTGCTTTTGGCACTTCTGCTCCAGAACTAATTGTTAATATCTTTGCTAGTGTACAAGGCAATAGCGAGATTGCAATTGGTAATATACTTGGTAGCAATATAGCCAACATATTATTAATTTTAGGCATATCAGCGATTATTTATCCTCTTACTGCAAAAAAGAACACTGTTCTAAAGGAAATTCCGTTTAATTTATTGGCAATTATAATATTGGGTGTCATGACTAACGATATAATAATTGATGGAGGAATTTTTTCAGGGCTTTCAAGAATAGACGGTATTGTTTTATTAGGATTTTTTATTATTTTTCTAGCATATACAGTTGGGATAACTAAGTCCGAAGATGATATAGTAGATGTTAATAAAATTGATGAGTTAAGTTTTCATAGGTCAATATTATATGTTTTATTAGGCTTAGTTGGTTTAGTTGTTGGGGGTAAATGGATTGTAGATGGAGCTGTAAATATTGCAGAATTTTTTAATGTTAGCCAATCACTTATTGGACTAACGGTTGTTGCAATAGGTACTTCCTTGCCTGAATTAGCGACATCAGCTGTTGCTGCATTTAAGAAACAATCAGATATAGCGATAGGGAATGTGGTTGGTTCTAATATTTTTAATATATTTTTTGTATTAGGTATCAGCTCTACAATCCGTCCATTACCTTTCAATAATAATTCTAATGGGGATATATTAATGACAATCATCGCAAGCATTATTTTGCTTTTAGTTGTATTGGATAAGAAAAGAGTTATTTATCGATATGAAGGTATATTGATGGTTTTAACTTATTTTGCATATGTAGTTGTGTTGGTATTAACCAAATAACTTTTTATGATAAGGTCTTATTGCCGGCCTATTAATCTTTTTCATGAGTGAAGGATTTAATTTTTCAGTGTTAGTTTTAGTAAATATAAAGGATTAGTCCCTTTTTTAGTGTGTAAGAATAGTCATGCGTGTATAATTTATACTATGTTTCTATCGTAGTAGTGAGTGAGGTTACGTTGCCTTCACTATCAGAAGTAACAGTTTCGGTTATGATCCCTTCGCTTGTATAACGAATGGTAGTTTTAGTCGTTTCTTCTCCACTTGAGGCAGTAGGTGAGCCTAAATTTTGAGGAGGTCCTGATCCTTCGGTAGTAAAAGTTTCTGTTGTTGGCTCTGCTTCAGTTGTTGTTGAAACATCTGTTATAATTTCTGAATTATCAGTAGTTGTTATATACGTAGCCTCTAGCGCTTATTGGATGTTTGTAGTACTTAAATATGTGCCAGAAGTATCTGCTTCATTGGTTGAAGATATATTTGAACTTATACTATTAATATCAATGGTCATTTATAAACTCCTTATATATATTTATTAACGTAGATAGATACATAATATTTGTATCTATAAATGCAGATATGTATAGGAAGAAATTATCTA
Proteins encoded:
- a CDS encoding DUF2892 domain-containing protein, translated to MKCNIGKMDKIARLVVGAIIIVVGVYFKNWWGVIGLIPVVTALINFCPAYVALGISTCDCEDGCCCVDKEETKKPNKK
- a CDS encoding calcium/sodium antiporter, whose translation is MITAILFIIGFFLLIKGADVLVDGSAAIAKKFNISNIVIGLTIVAFGTSAPELIVNIFASVQGNSEIAIGNILGSNIANILLILGISAIIYPLTAKKNTVLKEIPFNLLAIIILGVMTNDIIIDGGIFSGLSRIDGIVLLGFFIIFLAYTVGITKSEDDIVDVNKIDELSFHRSILYVLLGLVGLVVGGKWIVDGAVNIAEFFNVSQSLIGLTVVAIGTSLPELATSAVAAFKKQSDIAIGNVVGSNIFNIFFVLGISSTIRPLPFNNNSNGDILMTIIASIILLLVVLDKKRVIYRYEGILMVLTYFAYVVVLVLTK